The Psychrobacter sp. 28M-43 genome segment ATACCAAGTTGCTTGGCTTCTTTTAGCCACATTGGGAACTCTTCTAGCATGTTTTCATACAACGCTTCTTCGCTGATATCATCCAAATCATCGAGTTCAAAAAAGTCGCAATTATCAATCACGCGCCCTGTCATGTCGTCTAGTTTTTTTAGGATGCCATAACCACGACCACCTAAGCCCACGAACTGCCAAAATATCGGCAGTTTCGCCGCTTCCGTCATGACTCTTGTGATACCGCGATTGTCATTCACCCCGCCATCACTGATAAATAGCACGTAGATAGGCACATCTAAACCGTCCTTTTGGTAAAACTCCGTCACGGCTTTCATGACCTCTGCTTCGTTATTGATGCGCGGGCCAAGTGCCCATTTGCGCCAACCGCCATGAGCATTGTTAATAAAACCGTCATAGTTGCTCAGCCCAATCTCACCCAAATACTGCGGATCTCGGGCAAACGCCCAGCAGTCTAGCGCTTGGTCGTCATCGAAGCTCACTGCCAATGGTAATATGCGATTGACTACCTCTTGCACGCGGCCTTTTTTGTACTGTCTGTTCATTGAGCCTGAGGCATCTAACACCAATGCTACCTTTGCGGTCAATTGCTGCAATTGGCGTTTTTCAAGCGATATCGTGGCTTTTTTAGCCAGATTGACCAGTTTTGGCGCTTTGTCTAGCATGACCTTTTCTAACGACGGTTTTGCTTGAACTGGCGCTACGGTCTCTTCTACTGTAGAGCTACTCTCTTCTACGTCACCACCGAAATGCTGCACTATGGCGGCAAGTCCACCATTAAAGCCTTGCGCAACGTTAGATACTCGCCAAACGCCACCCTTACGATACAGCTGCATGAGCATACTGGCTTGCTGCTGGGCAAAGTCTGCTGCTTGATACGCTGCCTGTACTTTTTGCGACTGCTGCCAAATGCCAATCTCTAATGACTGAATTTGATTAAGCGGCGTGTCAGCTGATAATACAAAAAACAAGCTGTCTATATTCGCAGCCAGTTTGGATAAGTTAACTTCAAACTCGGCTTGGATGCTGCTAGAGGATGTTGGCTGTGACTCATAATGGGTGAGCTTGATTTGCCCACATGGTGAGGTTGGCTGATTATAAAACACCATGTAATCATCATTGATCAGTTTGCCCGCTGCGTCTAAGGCAAAGCAGCTGATGTCCATCTCGATTGGGCTTTGACGAGTGAATTTGAGCGTGATGGGTGCGGTATCGTCAATAGCAAGGTTGCTTAGAGGCGCGCGTTGTCCGACGGTGAGATGGTTCATGGTGTTCCTTACGTTAAAGTGTTATTCCTTTGAAGATAATAGACTAATTACTGATGTTAAAACCCCTATCACATTGCAAGATGGTGCATCTTTCATCTTATATGAGCTATATTCCGGATAATAAATATTACATACGATTATATTTTGAATATTTTTTTAAAAATCATAATTTTAAAGCTTCATCATCCCCAAATGATATAACTTCGTGTACAACTCGAATGATCTAAATATATCAATAGAAAACGAAAGCCTTAAACTACTCTCTATTTTATCAGAGCTATGATTTTTTCCTTCAAATTCATTTGAATTCTTTAAAAATATAGCTAACAACTTAGTGAAATCATGGCCGCAACATATTTGTTCCAACTGAAAATTACTACCATCCAACTCTATTAGCTTTTTCTTCAATACATCAATACCAATATTACTACTATCTGAACGATGGATTAGTTTATATATCAAAGCATCTGTATCTAAAGTTAATTTATTATTATCATACTCAATACAATCATCATAGCTTATATTTTTAAACTTCAGATCGTAATTATTCACATAATTTAAATATCTTATTTCACCTATTTTCTTACAAACCTCAAAAATAGTTGACTTTAATCTTGCAACATCAATTAAGCTCTCTTCAATTGAATGGTTCTTATATTCATTAAAAACTCTATCAAAAGACTCTGATGATATCATTATAATTTCCATATCATGAAAATCTGTAAGATAAACTTTATTAATCTCTCTTTCAGTTTTCTTATCAAGTATATGATCAAAATCAGCATCAGCTACAGCATGAATAAAATTCTTTTTTTCAATTGGGAAACCACTCATCACCTTTAAAACATTATCTTTACCTGTCACAGATCTAATTTTCACCTCTTCTTCATTGATAAAATTTTTGAATAATTTTACATCTGTCTTCCCTTCAATTATTAAATTATTTTTCTTACCATCAGGGTGATTAAAGCTCATTAAGATAGAATTAATGATATTCCTAGGTTTATTTGATGCTTCTTGAATCGAACTCATTTGTGACACCTTAAATGCTAAGTCTTCTGATTTCTTCTAAATCCATGACTAAATCCCAATAATCACCAATAATTTGTGGTGAGTGCGTAGCAATCACCGCTTTAGCATTATTCATTTCAGTAATCATTTTTAAATCATCAAGAAATTGCTCTTGCCATACAACATGTAAAGAAATCTCAGGTTCATCTATCAAGACAATACTATGCTCTTTCGTATTAAAAATAAGCTCATAAATAAGGACAACCTGATGTTGTTCTCCTGAAGAAAGTTGAGATAGATTCAGTATATTTTCTTTTCCATTATCGATTTTACCTTCGATCTGCCGAACAAAATAAAAACCCTTTTCTGAGTCAATCTTGATTTTCTTAAAAGACAATTTAGTATTTAGAATACTAGAAAATAAATTTATCTTTTTATAAATATCATCAAACTTTTGTAATTTTAATTTGGTATCATTAAGATATAAATTAAGAACAGAAACATAAATATCATCAATATTATTAGCTGTAATTAATTTATCCACACTAGTATTCTTTGGAAGAATATCAAACCTCTTTAAATTTTCACGGTTTCTTTGAATTTTATTAAGTTCTTCGACGATTTCTTCTTTAGTAATATCTTGACTATTATTTTTTTTAGCTAACAGTCTTTGTGGAAAGGACGAGTCCAAATCCTGAGAAACTACTGAGAAATCTAAACTAGATTGGACTAGATGATTTTTTAACTCTTTTGCATAAGTATCAATTGCTTGTACATAAGAATTAAGGTTTTTATGAGGTGACTTATTAATACGTTTCAATAATCTTTGATCTTGAATAAAATAACTTGTGTGGTTTGCAGAGAAGTTACCTAACCATTCAGGTAAAGAACTTCTAATTGGTCTTGTTAAGTCAAGATCTTTAAGTAATTGCTCAAATCCTGAAACTTCTCTAGTTTTAATATTTACCCACTCATTTGGGCCTGCTTTTCGTAAGTTAGGTATCTCAGAAAAAATACTTGTAAGCTGTCTTTTGAACTTACTCTCACTTAAAGTATGCTCATACCCATTAAAATTAAATCGTAAATTAAAGACATTATTAATTTCATTATCTTGATCATTTTCATCAATTATACTGTTTTCGAAGTAGAAAAAATCATCATCTAATAACTGTTGTTGAATAAATACATTTTTTTTCTTAGCTTCTTTTGCAAATATCTCTTTAGATATCTTAAGAGTCCCAGATTCTGTTTCAAAAATAATTTCAGAAAAATCTAGACTAAAATAGTATAGGTAGTCATAAGTAAATAGTGAATGTATTATTTTAAGACATATAGTTTTACCATATCCATTTGGTGCAGTAATAATATTAATTTCATCTTTAAAATCAAGATTATAGTCGAACAATCCAAACAGCTTTTTAATGCTAATACTTTTAATAAACATACTCTATCACCTCTATATTTCGTCGGGAATATCTTACTATTGCATTATATCTGATCAAAAAATCGCACTCTAAAGCAGTGTGATAATAGCACACAAATATTTAGTATTTATTAGAACTAAAAGTTAGTTAGAGAACTAACCAGTAGACAATAAAAAACGCCATCACAAATGTGACAGCGTTCTTTATTACTATAGATATCTACTTTCAAATTACAACGCTTTCAACTGCTCCATCTGCGCCGTCATCGCGGTCAACTGCCCTTCTAGCTCAGCCAATTTCGCCTTCTCAGCATCGACCACTTCCGCAGGTGCTTTACTGACAAAGCCTTCATTACCTAGCTTACGCGCGATACCATCGGCTTGCTTTTGTAACTTTTCATGTGCTTTGTCCAGACGCGCCAGCTCAGCCGTTGGATCGATTAGCCCTTTCATCGGTACGAGTACGCGTAGCTGACCGACCATACTTGATGATGACAGTGGTACTTCATCGCCTTCTTTGACGATCTCTAAGCTCTCAACTTTGGCAAGCGCTTTGAACTGGTTTTTGATACGGGATAGACGCGCTTCTTCGTCGCTAGAGACGTTTTGTAGGAGCACTGGCAGACGTACCGCATTGCCCAGTTTCATCTCACCACGGATGTTACGGACGCTCGCGATTAGCTCCTGTAGCCATGCCATATCCGCTTCGGTCTGCTCACTGATTTGGCTGGCATCGGTCTGTGGATAGTCAGCAACCACGATGCTGTCGGTGTTTTTGCGACCTAGTAGCGGTGCGATGGTCTGCCAGATTTGCTCAGTCAGATACGGCATGATTGGATGGGTGAAACGTAGCGCAGTCTCTAGTACGTGCAGTAGTACATAGCGGATTTGCGCTTTACGCTCATCAGACACTGAGTCATCATTTAGACTGGCTTTGGCAAGCTCAACGTACCAATCACAGTACTCATTCCAGATAAACTCATAGATATCTTGGCTGACCATATCGAGACGATACTGAGCGAAATGCTGATGAATGTCTTTGATGCTAGAGTTTAGACGACTCATGATCCATTTTTCTGGTAACTCCCATACATCAGGGTTTGCCGTTTGGTCGATAGGCTTGGCGTTGCTGTCACCATCGACACAGTTCATGAGGACAAAACGGCTAGCGTTCCAGATTTTATTACAGAAATTACGATAGCCCTCGACACGCTTTAGATCAAAGTTGATATCGCGACCAGTACTGGCTAGTGAGGTAAAGGTAAAGCGCAGTGCATCCGTACCATACGCTGGGATACCCTCTGGGAACTCTTTACGCGTTTGCTTTTCGATTTTGGCCGCGTCTTTTGGGTTCATCATATTGCTAGTGCGTTTTTCGACCAACGCTTCTAGCTCAATACCGTCGATAAGGTCGATCGGATCTAAGACATTACCTTTTGATTTTGACATTTTTTGACCATTGCCATCACGTACTAGACCATGCACATAGACGGTCTTAAACGGTACTTGCGGCGTGCCATCTTCGTTTTTCACGAAGTGCATGGTCATCATGATCATGCGGGCTACCCAAAAGAAGATAATATCAAAACCTGTCACCAATACGCTGGTCGGGTGGAAAGTGTCCATCACGCGTGGATCGGCGTTGACGTCTGCCCAGTCAAGCGTACTGAACGTCCATAGACCAGAGCTGAACCACGTATCGAGCACATCATCATCTTGGCGCAGTTTTACATCGTCGCTTAGATTGTACTTACTACGTACCTCGCTTTCGTCACGGGCGACATAGATTTCACCTGTCGCATCGTCATACCATGCAGGGATACGATGACCCCACCACAGCTGACGGCTGATACACCAGTCTTGTAGATCGGTCATCCACGCCATATACATGTTTTTGTACTGTGCAGGGACGAACTCAATGCTGCCGTCTTCTACTGCGTCAATCGCAGGCTTGGCAAGCTCTTTAACTGCGACATACCACTGATCGGTCAACCACGGCTCAACGATCGTGCCACCACGCTCAGCACGCGGAGCTTTTAGTGCATAGTCTTCGATATCTTCTAGCCAGCCCTGCTCGCCTGCTTGCTCTACAAGGAACTTACGCGCAGCAAAACGCTCAAGTCCTGCGTACTCGCTCGGCGTGGTCTCTAACTCTGGCTCACGTGTTTGCAAATCAGGGTAGACTTCCATCGCTGGCAAGATATTGGCGCGCTCATCAAGGATATTAATCAATGGCAAGCTATGACGACGACCCAATTCATAGTCGTTAAAATCATGCGCTGGAGTAATTTTGACACAACCTGTACCGAAGTCTTTTTCGACATAATCATCAGCGACGATAGGCACGACACGGCCCGTGATTGGCAAGGTAATGGTTTTTCCGACCAAGTGTGCGTAGCGCTCATCGC includes the following:
- a CDS encoding VWA domain-containing protein, whose translation is MNHLTVGQRAPLSNLAIDDTAPITLKFTRQSPIEMDISCFALDAAGKLINDDYMVFYNQPTSPCGQIKLTHYESQPTSSSSIQAEFEVNLSKLAANIDSLFFVLSADTPLNQIQSLEIGIWQQSQKVQAAYQAADFAQQQASMLMQLYRKGGVWRVSNVAQGFNGGLAAIVQHFGGDVEESSSTVEETVAPVQAKPSLEKVMLDKAPKLVNLAKKATISLEKRQLQQLTAKVALVLDASGSMNRQYKKGRVQEVVNRILPLAVSFDDDQALDCWAFARDPQYLGEIGLSNYDGFINNAHGGWRKWALGPRINNEAEVMKAVTEFYQKDGLDVPIYVLFISDGGVNDNRGITRVMTEAAKLPIFWQFVGLGGRGYGILKKLDDMTGRVIDNCDFFELDDLDDISEEALYENMLEEFPMWLKEAKQLGIVNSL
- a CDS encoding AAA family ATPase, with protein sequence MFIKSISIKKLFGLFDYNLDFKDEINIITAPNGYGKTICLKIIHSLFTYDYLYYFSLDFSEIIFETESGTLKISKEIFAKEAKKKNVFIQQQLLDDDFFYFENSIIDENDQDNEINNVFNLRFNFNGYEHTLSESKFKRQLTSIFSEIPNLRKAGPNEWVNIKTREVSGFEQLLKDLDLTRPIRSSLPEWLGNFSANHTSYFIQDQRLLKRINKSPHKNLNSYVQAIDTYAKELKNHLVQSSLDFSVVSQDLDSSFPQRLLAKKNNSQDITKEEIVEELNKIQRNRENLKRFDILPKNTSVDKLITANNIDDIYVSVLNLYLNDTKLKLQKFDDIYKKINLFSSILNTKLSFKKIKIDSEKGFYFVRQIEGKIDNGKENILNLSQLSSGEQHQVVLIYELIFNTKEHSIVLIDEPEISLHVVWQEQFLDDLKMITEMNNAKAVIATHSPQIIGDYWDLVMDLEEIRRLSI
- a CDS encoding valine--tRNA ligase, coding for MSNPNTDTSIDSNAKTNLTQSIQAALSQLESAYNPAEVEAGMYQGWEESGYFQPTFDKDESFSIALPPPNVTGSLHMGHGFNNAIMDALTRYHRMDGDNTLWQPGTDHAGIATQMVVERRLEAQGIKRRDMTRADFIDKVWEWKEESGGNITSQIRRLGSSVDWSRERFTMDDGLSNAVKEVFVRLFDDGLIYRGKRLVNWDPKFQTALSDLEVENHDEKGSLWHFRYHFTDTDLTTQDGKNYLVVATTRPETLLGDTAVAVNPSDERYAHLVGKTITLPITGRVVPIVADDYVEKDFGTGCVKITPAHDFNDYELGRRHSLPLINILDERANILPAMEVYPDLQTREPELETTPSEYAGLERFAARKFLVEQAGEQGWLEDIEDYALKAPRAERGGTIVEPWLTDQWYVAVKELAKPAIDAVEDGSIEFVPAQYKNMYMAWMTDLQDWCISRQLWWGHRIPAWYDDATGEIYVARDESEVRSKYNLSDDVKLRQDDDVLDTWFSSGLWTFSTLDWADVNADPRVMDTFHPTSVLVTGFDIIFFWVARMIMMTMHFVKNEDGTPQVPFKTVYVHGLVRDGNGQKMSKSKGNVLDPIDLIDGIELEALVEKRTSNMMNPKDAAKIEKQTRKEFPEGIPAYGTDALRFTFTSLASTGRDINFDLKRVEGYRNFCNKIWNASRFVLMNCVDGDSNAKPIDQTANPDVWELPEKWIMSRLNSSIKDIHQHFAQYRLDMVSQDIYEFIWNEYCDWYVELAKASLNDDSVSDERKAQIRYVLLHVLETALRFTHPIMPYLTEQIWQTIAPLLGRKNTDSIVVADYPQTDASQISEQTEADMAWLQELIASVRNIRGEMKLGNAVRLPVLLQNVSSDEEARLSRIKNQFKALAKVESLEIVKEGDEVPLSSSSMVGQLRVLVPMKGLIDPTAELARLDKAHEKLQKQADGIARKLGNEGFVSKAPAEVVDAEKAKLAELEGQLTAMTAQMEQLKAL